The Candidatus Eisenbacteria bacterium nucleotide sequence CGCGAAACCGGTGCGACGCGCCGAAAGGCCAGCGGCCTCCGAGCGCGAGCCGAGCGACGAACTGCCACCGCAGGAGCACACGCTGCCCGCAGAGTCCCTCGCGCCGGTGCGTGCCGGACATCCAGTGGCAACTGCGCTGTCGGTGATGGCCTCCGAGATCGATCAGCTCGGAGTGCCGGAGGCCGAGCGTGCCTCGGCGCGCGCGATCCTGCTCGAGGCGGCGCTGCAGTTCGAGCGCCGTCGCTACGAGTGGGACACCCTGCGCGCTCTGATGTCGTTCACCATGGACTACCCGCCGCTCGCGCGCCGCATCCTGCCGCTGCTCATTCCGTATCTGGACGTCGCGGCCTAGTCGGCGACTACGGCGCGACGCGCAGGTCACGTCCCAGCGAATCCGCGAGCAGCAGCGAGCCGACGGCGTTCGAACCGACGCTCATGCGGATCCGCGAGCGTCCGTCGTCGGCCATCATGACGAGATTCGGCGATCCGTCCGACCACAGCGCGAGTGCGGCGCGGTGGCGATTCAGCGAATCGGCGAGCCGGATCTCCGTCGTGCCGTCCGGGCGCACGCCGAGCAGGATCCGCTCCTTGCCGGCCGCGTCGTTGAGTCGCAGCACCGGCTCCCGGCCGCCGTGCGAGGACAGCTCCGCACGCACCACGCCATTCGGATTTCGCACCAGGAACTGTTCCGCGACCAGCACCGGTGTGGGCAGTACGCGTTGGGCGAACAGCAGCACGACCGCGATCGCGAGGAACGCCGCGAGCGCGCCGAGCCGTTCCACCTGACGCTCGAGCGCCGCGATCGCCTCGCCGGGATCGCGCGCCGGGGGCGGCGAAGTCATGGGTACCTCCGTGAGTGACTCGAGAACGAAGCGAGTGCGAGAGGCGCAGCCTAGCACGCGCATCCGGGCGCCGATTGTGTCGGCGATGCCTCCGCATTGCGGATGCGGTAACGTGGGCCGCCGTTCGAGCATCGCTTCGAGGTCGAGAGGGAAACACGCGTGGCGCGGGTTCTGATCTTCTACCAGTACTACTGCACGCCCAGAGGCGCGTGGGGCACGCGTTACTACGAGTTCACACGTCGCTGGGCCGCGGCCGGTCACGCCGTGACGGTAGTGACCTCGATCTACGACAAGTCGGACCTCGAACCGACCGGATTCGTGACCGAGTTCCGCATCGAAGGCGTCACGATTATCGCCATGAACCTGCGCCTTTCGAACAAGCACGGGACCCTGCGGCGGCTCTGGACCTTCCTGCAGTTTTCGCTCCTGAGCGTTCGCTATGCGCTCACGCTGCCGTGCGACATCGTGGTGGCATCGAGTGGACCGATCACGGTCGGAGTCCCGGGGTTGCTGGCGCATTGGCTGCGCCGCAAACCGCTGATCTTCGAGGTGCGCGACCTGTGGCCCGAAGGCGCGATCCAGCTCGGCATGTTGAAGAACGGAATCGCTCAGCGCATCGCGCGCGCATTCGAGCGCTTGTGCTATCGCAACAGCACCACCGTGGTTGCGCTGTCGCCGGGAATGGCAGAGGGCGTCCGTCGCGTCGCGCCCGGCGCACGCGTCGCGATGATCCCGAACTCGGCGGATCTCGATCTGTTCCGGCCCGACGTCGAGATTCCCGAGTCGATGCGAGCACGCCATGCCGGCAAGCTGGTGGTGCTCTACGCCGGCACGCTCGGCCGCGCGAACAGCAGCATCGAGCTGGTCGAGATCGCGACCGAACTCGCGCGCCGTGGCGCCAGCGACGTTCGTATCGTGGTGGTGGGAGACGGCTTCGAACGTGCCGGAATGGAGCGACTTGCGCTCGAACGTGGTCTGGCGAACATCGACTTCATCGGCGTGCGACCCAAGACCGAAGTGGCGCAGTGGCATGCCCTGGCCGACCTGACACTGTGCCTGTTCAAACCCTTTCCGGTGCTCGCAACCTGTTCGCCGAACAAGCTGTTCGACAGCCTCGCGGCCGGCAAGCCGGTGGTGAACAACACGGATGGATGGATTCGCGAACTGCTCGACCGCTCCGGTGCAGGACTCTCGTACGCGGCCAATGACGCGCGTGCGGCCGCCGAAGCGATCCTCGCGCTGCGTCACGATCCGGCACGGCGCGCCGCGATGGGCGATCGTGCTCGCCGAGTGGCGGAATCCGAGTTTGCGCGCGACCGGCTTGCTGCCGAATTCGAGCAGCTGTTCCGAACGTGAGAGTCCTCGTGACGGGAGGCACCGGCTGTGTCGGTCGCGCGACCGTTGCGCGACTGCTCGCGGCGGGCCATGCGGTGCGCGGGGTGTGGCGCGGGCGCTCGCCCGAGAGTCTCGGATTTGCGGCAGCGGGCGCACTCGAGTGGGTGCGGGCCGAACTCGCCGTCGACGACGTGGCGCCGCTCGTGAAGGGCTGCGACGCGGTCGTGCACCTCGCAGCGCTCGTCCATCGCGCCGAGGTGCACGATCCCGCCGCGTATCGGCGCGAGAATCTCGCCACCACCGAGCGGCTGCACGGTGCGGCAATCGCCGCCGGGATTCAGCCGGGGCGCTTCGCATTCGCCTCGACCGTGGCGGTCTACGGGCGCGATTTCGACCTGCACGCGGACGAGAGCACTCCGACGCAGCCGCGCTCCCCCTACGGCGAATCGAAGCTTGCGGCGGAGCGTGTGGTGCTCGAGCGAGGTGGTGTGGCACTGCGGCTCCCGATCACGCACGGGCCGGGTGATCGCGGAAACTTCGCGACCCTGGTGCGGGCGATCGAGCGCGGCCGCTTCGCGCTCCCCGGCCCCTGCGAGGAACCGCGCAGCCTGTTGAGTGCCGCGAATGCCGCTCACGGCTTCGCACTCGCGATCGAACAGGCCGCCGCCGCGCAATTGTTCCTGCTCACCGACGACGACGATCGCAGCGTGCGGTTTCTCGCGCGCCAGATCGCCGCGGCGCTCGCGGAGTCCGGACGGCCGACCACTCCGCTGCGCGAGTTGCCCTATGCGCTGGTGTGGCCTGCCGCGGCGCTCGGCAGCGCACTCGGCAGGGTCGGGCTGCGCAGTCCGGTCACGTTGGCGGCGCTCCGCAAGCTCACCACGCCGCTCACGTTCTCGTGCAAGAAGGCGGTGCGAACGCTCGGATACGTGCCGGTGGAGACGTTCGAAGTCGCGGTGCGCAAGACCGTGGCGAGTCTGGTGAGCGCCTGACTCAGGGCATCGCCGCGGGGTAGCCGCTCAGTGCCTCCGGATCGTCGGCGCGTGCTAACGTCGCGCCGTTCGTCGGCACTTCAACGGATCGGAGAGTGACGCATGCGCTTCGACCACTACACGATCAAGTCGCAGGAAGCGATCGAGCGCGCGCAGCGCGTGGCCCGCGAGAGCGGTCATCAGGAGCTGTCGCCCGAGCACCTGCTGGTCGCCCTGCTCGAGGATGCCGAAGGCACGACCTCTGCGGTGCTCGAAAAGCTGGGCGTCGTCGCCGAGCCGCTGCTGGCCGCGGCGCAGTCGGCGCTCGGGCGCCTCCCGCGAGTTCAGGGCGGCGCGCTCTATCTGGGCGAGAATCTGCGCAAGGTCTTCGAAGCCGCCGAGGCAGCGGCCGCACAGCTCAAAGACGAGTTCACGAGCGTCGAGCACCTGGTGCTGGCACTCGCCGATCCGGCGCAGGCGAGTGGCGCGCAGAAGGCGCTCGCGCAGGCAGGGATCACGCCGGATGCGATCCTCAAGGCGCTCCAGCAGGTGCGCGGCGGCCAGCGCGTGACCGACGACAATCCCGAGGACAAGTATCAGGCGCTCACCCGGTACGGACGCGACCTCACGCAGCTCGCCCGCCGGGGCAAGCTCGATCCCGTGATCGGCCGCGACGAAGAGATCCGACGCGTGATCCAGGTGCTGGCGCGCCGCACCAAGAACAACCCGGTGCTGATCGGCGATCCCGGGGTCGGAAAGACCGCGATTGTCGAAGGGCTCGCGCAGCGCATCATGGCGGGCGACGTTCCGGACAGCCTCAAGGACAAACGCGTCATCGCGCTCGACATCGGAGCGCTGATCGCCGGCAGCAAGTTTCGAGGCGAGTTCGAGGATCGCCTGAAGGCGGTGCTCAAGGAAGTCACCGCGGCCGACGCACGCGTGGTCCTCTTCATCGACGAGTTGCATACGCTGGTCGGCGCCGGCGGTGCCGAGGGTGCGATGGACGCCGCGAATCTGCTCAAGCCGGCACTCGCGCGCGGCGAGCTGCACTGCGTCGGCGCGACCACGCTCGACGAATACCGCAAGCACATCGAGAAAGACGCGGCGCTCGAGCGCCGCTTCCAGCCGGTGCTGGTCGGCGAGCCCTCGGTCGAGGACGCGATCGCGATCCTGCGGGGCCTGAAGGAGCGCTACGAGGTTCACCACGGCATTCGCATCAAGGACTCGGCGCTGGTGGCGGCGGCGATGCTGTCGAATCGCTACCTGCCCGACCGCAAGCTCCCCGACAAGGCGATCGACCTGATCGACGAAGCGGCGTCGCGGCTGCGCATGGAAATCGATTCCATGCCGGTCGAGCTGGACGAACTGACGCGGCGCGAACGCCAGCTCGAGATCGAGAAGCAGGCACTCGCCAAGGAGTCCGATCGCGGCAGCCGCGATCGACTCCAGCGGCTCGATCAGGAGCTGACCCGCATTCAGCAGGAAATCTCGACGCTCTCGGCCCACTGGCAGAAGGAGAAGGTCGCGGTCACGAAGATCCGCGAGCTCAAGGCGCGGCGCGAGCAATTGAAACTCGAAGAGCAGCGCGCGGAGCGGGCGGGCGATCTGGCGCGCGTCGCCGAGCTTCGCTACGGCCACCTGCTGCAGCTCGAGCGCGACCTCGAGCAGGAGAACGCGCGCCTCGCCAAGGTCCAGCTCGAGCGCCGCATGCTCAAGGAAGAAGTCGACGAGGAGGACATCGCCGAAGTGGTGGCCAAGTGGACCGGCATCCCGGTGTCGCGCCTGCTCGAAGGCGAGGTGCAGAAGCTGATTCACATGGAGGAGCGTCTGCATCGGCGAGTGGTCGGCCAGGACGAGGCGGTGCGGCTGGTGAGCGACGCGGTGCGACGCGCGCGCGCGGGGCTGCAAGACGTCAAGCGCCCGATGGGTTCGTTCCTGTTCCTCGGGCCGACCGGCGTCGGCAAGACCGAACTGGCCCGCGCGCTTGCCGAGTTCCTGTTCGACGACGATCGGGCGATGGTCCGCATCGACATGTCCGAGTACCAGGAGAAGCACGCCGTGGCGCGACTGATCGGAGCGCCGCCCGGCTACGTCGGCTACGAGGAAGGCGGTTCGCTCACCGAAGCGGTGCGCCGCCGCCCCTATGCGGTGATCCTGTTCGACGAGGTCGAGAAGGCGCATCCCGAGGTGCTCAACGTGCTGCTTCAGCTGCTCGACGACGGGCGGCTGACCGACGGCCAGGGGCGCACCGTGGACTTCCGCAACTCGCTCGTGATCATGACCTCGAACCTCGGCTCGCAATGGATCCTCGAGCTGGGAGAGGACGACCGGGAGGAGCT carries:
- a CDS encoding glycosyltransferase family 4 protein — protein: MARVLIFYQYYCTPRGAWGTRYYEFTRRWAAAGHAVTVVTSIYDKSDLEPTGFVTEFRIEGVTIIAMNLRLSNKHGTLRRLWTFLQFSLLSVRYALTLPCDIVVASSGPITVGVPGLLAHWLRRKPLIFEVRDLWPEGAIQLGMLKNGIAQRIARAFERLCYRNSTTVVALSPGMAEGVRRVAPGARVAMIPNSADLDLFRPDVEIPESMRARHAGKLVVLYAGTLGRANSSIELVEIATELARRGASDVRIVVVGDGFERAGMERLALERGLANIDFIGVRPKTEVAQWHALADLTLCLFKPFPVLATCSPNKLFDSLAAGKPVVNNTDGWIRELLDRSGAGLSYAANDARAAAEAILALRHDPARRAAMGDRARRVAESEFARDRLAAEFEQLFRT
- a CDS encoding NAD-dependent epimerase/dehydratase family protein; this encodes MTGGTGCVGRATVARLLAAGHAVRGVWRGRSPESLGFAAAGALEWVRAELAVDDVAPLVKGCDAVVHLAALVHRAEVHDPAAYRRENLATTERLHGAAIAAGIQPGRFAFASTVAVYGRDFDLHADESTPTQPRSPYGESKLAAERVVLERGGVALRLPITHGPGDRGNFATLVRAIERGRFALPGPCEEPRSLLSAANAAHGFALAIEQAAAAQLFLLTDDDDRSVRFLARQIAAALAESGRPTTPLRELPYALVWPAAALGSALGRVGLRSPVTLAALRKLTTPLTFSCKKAVRTLGYVPVETFEVAVRKTVASLVSA
- the clpB gene encoding ATP-dependent chaperone ClpB produces the protein MRFDHYTIKSQEAIERAQRVARESGHQELSPEHLLVALLEDAEGTTSAVLEKLGVVAEPLLAAAQSALGRLPRVQGGALYLGENLRKVFEAAEAAAAQLKDEFTSVEHLVLALADPAQASGAQKALAQAGITPDAILKALQQVRGGQRVTDDNPEDKYQALTRYGRDLTQLARRGKLDPVIGRDEEIRRVIQVLARRTKNNPVLIGDPGVGKTAIVEGLAQRIMAGDVPDSLKDKRVIALDIGALIAGSKFRGEFEDRLKAVLKEVTAADARVVLFIDELHTLVGAGGAEGAMDAANLLKPALARGELHCVGATTLDEYRKHIEKDAALERRFQPVLVGEPSVEDAIAILRGLKERYEVHHGIRIKDSALVAAAMLSNRYLPDRKLPDKAIDLIDEAASRLRMEIDSMPVELDELTRRERQLEIEKQALAKESDRGSRDRLQRLDQELTRIQQEISTLSAHWQKEKVAVTKIRELKARREQLKLEEQRAERAGDLARVAELRYGHLLQLERDLEQENARLAKVQLERRMLKEEVDEEDIAEVVAKWTGIPVSRLLEGEVQKLIHMEERLHRRVVGQDEAVRLVSDAVRRARAGLQDVKRPMGSFLFLGPTGVGKTELARALAEFLFDDDRAMVRIDMSEYQEKHAVARLIGAPPGYVGYEEGGSLTEAVRRRPYAVILFDEVEKAHPEVLNVLLQLLDDGRLTDGQGRTVDFRNSLVIMTSNLGSQWILELGEDDREELERRVDEAVRTHFRPELLNRIDEVVVFHALSREHIRSIVDLHLEGLRKMLAERTVELALTDAARDALAAEGFDPRYGARPLKRTIQRRLQNPLAMKLLSGEFKPGSTVQVDAADGTIVLRAAVPEKATAGR